Proteins from a single region of Zavarzinella sp.:
- a CDS encoding HAMP domain-containing sensor histidine kinase — MARRRLRNRMLLGLCLVVASLAVLLAGSMYGLSAYRANMRTTEDKLTELLKLDELKPVAAGILAQPVAKPAPAEGPLELFQDDPRTAELRHANERLLQTRELFHKYVATYRQGATSDMAQPELLPAVDKALQQLEAAIDGFSEVQPVNRSTPLAVDPQARQHHEQLLRLIDELRAEVSTGMYETIRASRTTYQRSALTVGIASVVAVLLLISLISWYSSMIFRPIRQLMAGVRRVTNGDFSQPIMLKSGDELEELAVAFNEMTARLHAVYVDLEHKVDERSRQLVKSERMVSVGFLAAGVSHEINNPLASIAFCAEALQTRLANYLQRYPEETEVIAKYLKMIQQEAFRCKGITSKLLEFSRMGERRRDPSEMTELVQTVLEIAQHLQQCRGKRIIFQPYTRVTALVCAEDLKSVVLNLVVNALENMDEGGVLTITLRVVGPTVEMQFTDTGVGMNSETLQNIFEPFFTRNRTGKGTGLGLFISHHIVDQHGGEINATSAGPGNGSTFTVRIPLQPSNRQDAGDWMNVLPFGNGAQSHTKTEEGIGHAA; from the coding sequence GTGGCACGACGGCGTCTCCGCAACCGAATGTTGCTCGGTTTGTGCCTGGTTGTAGCCAGCTTAGCAGTGCTGCTCGCTGGGAGTATGTACGGACTGTCGGCATACCGTGCCAACATGCGAACCACCGAAGACAAATTAACCGAATTATTAAAACTTGATGAGTTAAAGCCGGTCGCAGCAGGGATTCTGGCCCAACCTGTTGCCAAGCCCGCACCTGCGGAAGGTCCCCTGGAGCTGTTTCAGGACGATCCACGCACAGCGGAATTGCGGCACGCCAACGAGCGATTACTGCAGACCCGCGAACTCTTTCATAAATATGTGGCCACCTACCGCCAGGGTGCCACCAGCGACATGGCTCAGCCCGAACTGTTGCCCGCTGTGGATAAGGCGTTGCAGCAACTGGAAGCCGCCATCGATGGCTTTTCCGAAGTGCAACCAGTCAACCGTAGCACCCCACTGGCAGTGGACCCACAGGCCCGGCAGCACCACGAACAGTTATTACGGCTGATCGATGAGCTGCGTGCGGAAGTTTCGACAGGCATGTACGAAACAATCCGTGCCTCCCGCACCACCTATCAACGGTCTGCCCTTACTGTGGGCATCGCCAGCGTAGTAGCAGTGCTGCTGCTGATCAGCCTGATCAGTTGGTATTCCAGCATGATCTTCCGCCCGATCCGCCAGTTAATGGCTGGGGTGCGTCGCGTTACCAATGGCGATTTCAGCCAGCCGATTATGTTGAAGTCGGGTGATGAACTGGAAGAACTTGCGGTGGCATTCAATGAGATGACCGCCCGCCTGCATGCGGTTTATGTCGATCTGGAACATAAAGTCGACGAACGCAGTCGGCAGTTGGTGAAATCGGAACGGATGGTCAGCGTGGGTTTTCTGGCAGCCGGGGTCTCCCACGAAATTAATAACCCACTGGCCAGCATCGCTTTCTGTGCGGAAGCACTGCAGACCCGCCTGGCAAACTATCTGCAACGCTACCCGGAAGAAACCGAAGTCATTGCCAAATACCTGAAAATGATTCAGCAGGAAGCGTTCCGCTGCAAGGGAATTACCAGCAAGCTGCTGGAATTTAGCCGCATGGGCGAACGCCGCCGCGATCCTTCCGAAATGACCGAACTTGTGCAGACGGTGCTGGAAATTGCCCAGCATCTGCAACAGTGCCGTGGTAAGCGGATTATCTTCCAGCCTTACACCCGCGTTACTGCACTGGTCTGTGCGGAAGACCTGAAATCGGTGGTGTTGAACCTGGTAGTCAACGCACTGGAAAACATGGATGAAGGTGGCGTATTAACCATCACTCTGCGAGTGGTTGGCCCCACGGTGGAAATGCAATTCACCGATACAGGCGTGGGGATGAATTCTGAGACCCTGCAGAATATTTTTGAGCCCTTTTTCACCCGCAATCGCACAGGAAAAGGCACTGGCCTTGGCCTGTTTATCAGTCACCATATTGTGGATCAGCACGGTGGGGAAATCAACGCCACCAGTGCCGGTCCCGGAAACGGTAGTACATTCACGGTTCGGATTCCGCTTCAACCCAGTAACCGGCAGGATGCTGGCGACTGGATGAATGTTTTGCCTTTCGGCAATGGAGCGCAATCGCATACGAAAACGGAGGAAGGAATTGGCCACGCAGCCTGA
- the acpP gene encoding acyl carrier protein gives MTVDQIEPKVIEIVCEHLAVNKDQIKRETNFIEDIGADSLDIVELVMELEEEFNIQIPDEEAEKIKTVGEAIDYIARNRESN, from the coding sequence GTGACTGTAGATCAAATCGAGCCGAAAGTGATCGAGATTGTTTGTGAACATCTCGCTGTGAATAAAGATCAGATCAAGCGGGAAACCAACTTCATTGAAGATATTGGTGCCGACTCGCTGGATATCGTGGAACTGGTCATGGAACTGGAAGAAGAGTTCAACATCCAGATTCCGGACGAGGAAGCGGAAAAGATCAAGACTGTGGGCGAAGCAATCGATTACATCGCACGCAACCGGGAGTCGAACTAA
- a CDS encoding PmoA family protein codes for MKSLSRTLFGGHFALLALLCAPLAARSAEVTATKTEDTIEFRIGKELVTTYHFGPKVAKPYFWPLLAPGGVPVTRDWPMKKGAPKETVDHVHQKSAWFCHGDLIPEGLELKVKSADKHVTGVDFWSEAPGHGKMKCVKVGNPESSGNSVRIDTFNEWQTADGVKILDEQRTIELIDLGESRLLVLYIELEASTYPITFGDTKEGSMGVRIRDEMRVKGGNGAIFNSFGKKNEKEIWGREADWNDYVGKVGDSEVGLAIFDDPRNPHQAVWHTREYGLMAANPFGRTKSGFPDRKTQSDLVKLPKGGHMKLRYGLLIHSGNTEYAKVAEHYKKFTGK; via the coding sequence ATGAAATCCCTTTCCCGCACGCTCTTTGGTGGGCATTTTGCCCTGCTGGCGTTACTTTGTGCACCGCTGGCGGCCCGTTCTGCAGAAGTGACTGCGACCAAAACAGAAGACACGATCGAATTTCGCATTGGAAAAGAGCTGGTCACCACGTACCACTTTGGACCGAAGGTGGCCAAACCGTATTTCTGGCCACTGTTAGCTCCAGGTGGGGTGCCCGTTACCCGCGATTGGCCCATGAAAAAAGGTGCTCCCAAAGAAACGGTTGACCATGTGCACCAGAAATCGGCCTGGTTCTGCCACGGCGATCTGATTCCCGAAGGGCTGGAACTGAAGGTAAAATCAGCAGACAAGCATGTTACTGGGGTAGATTTCTGGTCAGAGGCACCTGGCCACGGCAAAATGAAGTGCGTGAAAGTGGGCAATCCAGAGAGTTCAGGCAATTCTGTGCGAATTGACACCTTTAATGAATGGCAGACCGCAGATGGGGTGAAAATTCTGGATGAACAACGTACCATTGAACTGATTGACCTGGGCGAAAGCCGGCTCCTGGTGCTTTACATCGAACTGGAAGCCAGCACCTATCCAATTACATTTGGCGATACCAAAGAAGGTTCGATGGGCGTGCGAATTCGCGACGAAATGCGGGTGAAAGGTGGGAATGGTGCCATTTTTAACTCATTTGGCAAGAAAAATGAGAAGGAAATCTGGGGCCGCGAAGCCGACTGGAATGACTATGTGGGCAAAGTTGGTGACAGCGAAGTGGGCTTGGCTATTTTCGATGATCCCAGAAACCCCCACCAGGCGGTATGGCATACCCGTGAATACGGATTGATGGCTGCCAATCCGTTTGGACGCACCAAATCGGGCTTCCCTGACCGCAAAACACAGTCCGACTTAGTGAAATTGCCGAAAGGTGGGCACATGAAACTGCGCTATGGCCTGTTAATCCATAGCGGTAATACGGAATATGCCAAAGTTGCTGAACATTACAAAAAGTTCACCGGCAAATAG
- the fabF gene encoding beta-ketoacyl-ACP synthase II encodes MSRRVVVTGLGTVNPIADNVAEYWQNLLAGKSGIAPITLFDTSAFKVHFGGEVKNWQPENRIDQKLSKHLDRFAQFALAAAKEAIEASGIDFKTEDPFRCGSIVGSGIGGLATWENAHEIYRTRGPSRLSPFTIPMMIANSGTGTISIEYNLMGPNTAVATACSTAGHAIGDAFHAIKWDLADVMVAGGAEAAITPMGLGGFVACRALSSRNDAPELASRPFDRDRDGFVLGEGAGVLILEEYERAKKRGATIYCEVVGCGNTADANHITAPHPEGIGAAMAMKIAIKQAGWNLDQLDYINAHGTSTGLGDKAETMAVKQVFGDHAKRISMSSTKSMIGHLLGASGGVEAIACALTIKNSIMHPTINLMNADPDCDLDYVPNKPREKQVKRVLSNSFGFGGHNCSVAFASVE; translated from the coding sequence ATGTCGAGGCGTGTTGTCGTCACCGGACTGGGTACGGTCAATCCCATTGCAGACAATGTTGCTGAGTACTGGCAGAATCTTCTCGCTGGGAAAAGCGGTATCGCACCGATTACGTTGTTCGACACCAGCGCCTTTAAGGTTCATTTCGGCGGTGAGGTAAAAAACTGGCAGCCGGAAAACCGGATTGACCAGAAACTGTCCAAACACCTCGACCGTTTCGCACAATTTGCCCTGGCTGCTGCCAAGGAAGCAATTGAAGCCAGCGGGATTGACTTCAAAACTGAAGACCCCTTCCGTTGCGGCTCAATTGTGGGCAGTGGGATTGGCGGTCTGGCTACCTGGGAAAACGCCCACGAAATTTATCGCACGCGTGGACCCAGTCGGCTCAGTCCGTTCACCATTCCGATGATGATTGCCAATTCCGGCACGGGCACCATTTCCATTGAATACAACCTGATGGGGCCAAACACTGCTGTTGCGACGGCGTGCTCCACAGCAGGCCATGCGATTGGTGACGCCTTTCACGCCATCAAGTGGGATCTTGCCGATGTCATGGTGGCAGGTGGTGCAGAAGCTGCGATTACCCCGATGGGCCTGGGTGGGTTTGTGGCGTGTCGGGCATTATCGAGTCGCAACGATGCACCCGAATTAGCTAGCAGACCGTTTGATCGGGATCGCGATGGTTTTGTTCTGGGTGAAGGCGCGGGCGTTTTGATTCTCGAAGAATACGAACGGGCCAAAAAACGCGGTGCAACGATTTATTGTGAAGTGGTGGGCTGTGGCAATACGGCTGATGCCAACCATATTACTGCCCCCCACCCCGAAGGCATTGGGGCAGCGATGGCGATGAAAATTGCCATCAAACAGGCGGGCTGGAACCTGGATCAGTTGGATTACATTAACGCCCACGGAACCAGCACCGGATTGGGTGATAAAGCGGAAACCATGGCGGTCAAGCAGGTTTTTGGTGACCATGCAAAACGCATTTCGATGAGTAGCACCAAAAGCATGATTGGTCACCTTCTAGGTGCCAGCGGGGGCGTTGAGGCGATTGCCTGTGCCCTGACGATTAAAAACAGCATCATGCACCCCACCATCAACCTGATGAATGCCGATCCGGATTGCGATCTGGATTATGTCCCCAATAAACCCAGGGAAAAACAGGTCAAGCGGGTGCTGTCCAACAGCTTTGGCTTCGGTGGCCACAACTGCTCCGTGGCCTTCGCATCCGTCGAGTAG
- the rpmF gene encoding 50S ribosomal protein L32, whose amino-acid sequence MAVPKRRTSHAKQGHRRSHHAVKPRQTNYCKKCNEPVLSHRVCDNCGWFQGREVVQSEQEKTAE is encoded by the coding sequence ATGGCAGTACCGAAGAGACGCACGTCGCACGCAAAACAGGGGCATCGACGTAGCCACCACGCAGTGAAGCCCCGCCAGACGAATTATTGCAAGAAATGTAACGAACCAGTGCTCAGCCACCGTGTTTGCGACAATTGTGGCTGGTTTCAAGGCCGCGAAGTAGTTCAGTCCGAACAAGAAAAAACGGCGGAGTAG
- the hisS gene encoding histidine--tRNA ligase, whose protein sequence is MAKIIEPRTLRGFRDYPPELMIPRERFMEIARGVFRSYGFAPIDTPALELTEILLAKLEEGAEINKQLFRFTDAGGRDVALRFDLTVPLARFVAQHASKLTLPFKRYHLAPVWRGESPQAGRFREFMQCDFDILGTATNYADIEIALVMNHLLESLGFDRFSLHVNNRKILNGLLTQLGIVEHTTAVLRVLDKLPKVGAAAALEEMGRETPISTDQAQAVIDLAATVGSNVEILEQLRARFADNPAALQGVADLHQMNQVFREVGIPEHRLKIDLSICRGLDYYTGTVYETFLHDKREIGSVCSGGRYDNLTGSYTKNVIPGVGASLGLDRLLAAMDALNMLPTVATPVPVLIFQLDEALLGDYHRFAHVLRSHKIGVELFPDSKKLGQQFQYAEKKGFRVGLLAGTTERQQNQWKVKDLHARTEVTVAESEVLAEIQRILAVI, encoded by the coding sequence GTGGCCAAAATCATCGAACCCCGCACACTGAGAGGGTTTCGCGATTATCCGCCGGAACTGATGATCCCACGGGAACGATTCATGGAAATCGCCCGTGGGGTGTTTCGCTCCTATGGCTTTGCACCGATTGACACTCCCGCACTGGAATTGACCGAAATTCTGCTGGCCAAACTGGAAGAGGGTGCGGAGATCAACAAGCAACTGTTCCGCTTTACCGATGCAGGTGGGCGGGATGTTGCGTTGCGATTTGATCTGACGGTGCCACTGGCCCGCTTTGTGGCCCAGCACGCCAGCAAGCTGACACTGCCCTTCAAACGGTACCACCTTGCCCCCGTCTGGCGTGGGGAAAGCCCGCAGGCAGGCCGATTTCGCGAATTCATGCAGTGCGACTTCGACATTCTTGGCACCGCCACAAACTACGCGGATATCGAAATTGCCCTGGTGATGAATCATCTGCTGGAATCGCTGGGGTTCGACCGATTTTCGCTTCATGTGAATAACCGCAAGATTCTGAATGGCCTTCTGACGCAGTTGGGCATCGTGGAACACACCACCGCCGTGCTGCGGGTGCTGGACAAATTGCCCAAAGTGGGTGCGGCGGCAGCACTTGAGGAAATGGGTCGCGAAACGCCGATCAGCACCGACCAGGCTCAGGCGGTGATCGATCTGGCAGCCACAGTGGGTAGTAATGTGGAAATTCTGGAGCAATTGCGGGCTCGCTTTGCCGATAATCCTGCCGCACTGCAGGGGGTGGCCGACCTGCACCAGATGAACCAAGTGTTCCGCGAGGTGGGCATTCCCGAACATCGGCTGAAAATCGATCTTTCCATCTGCCGTGGGCTGGATTACTACACAGGCACGGTATACGAAACCTTCCTGCACGATAAAAGGGAAATTGGCAGCGTCTGTTCCGGTGGGCGGTACGACAACCTGACTGGTTCCTACACCAAAAATGTGATCCCAGGGGTGGGGGCCTCATTGGGCCTGGATCGCCTGTTGGCAGCAATGGACGCCCTGAACATGCTGCCCACTGTGGCCACACCGGTGCCCGTGCTGATTTTTCAACTGGATGAGGCACTGCTGGGTGATTATCACCGCTTTGCCCACGTGCTGCGGTCGCACAAGATTGGTGTGGAACTGTTTCCGGACAGCAAAAAGCTGGGTCAACAGTTCCAGTATGCAGAGAAAAAAGGCTTCCGTGTGGGACTGTTGGCAGGCACCACCGAACGGCAGCAGAACCAGTGGAAAGTGAAGGACTTGCACGCACGCACCGAGGTGACGGTGGCAGAATCAGAAGTGCTGGCAGAAATACAGCGAATCCTGGCAGTTATATAA
- the plsX gene encoding phosphate acyltransferase PlsX, with protein MRLALDAMGGDHAPQPIVAGALEALHANPNLHLTLVGDSEAIGELVPSDAPAERLRIVHTTQVVGMAESPVDAIRGKPDSSISGCWKLLADKEVDGVVSAGNTGAMVAGGLRSRRFLPNVRRPGICAFMPTAKGLSLVVDVGANVAPKPSHLYQYGVMGLIFARHFFNKPNPTVGLLNIGEEAGKGNELTQRAYVLLKNGLKDHFVGNIEGRDVHQGVCDVIVTDGFVGNVILKLSEGVLDFLMHSIVKQVIGPLPNDQEFAMKALKKLIAEYDYTSFGGGPLLGVDGACVICHGSSKEVAIRNALAFGAKFVESKINEKIVQELEQLPQPKDDE; from the coding sequence ATGCGATTGGCCCTGGATGCGATGGGTGGGGATCATGCACCACAGCCCATTGTGGCTGGTGCATTAGAGGCATTGCATGCCAACCCGAACTTACACCTGACTTTGGTAGGCGATTCCGAGGCTATCGGCGAATTAGTGCCTTCCGATGCACCTGCTGAGCGTCTTCGAATCGTTCACACCACACAGGTTGTGGGCATGGCAGAATCGCCAGTCGATGCGATTCGTGGTAAACCCGACAGCTCAATTAGTGGCTGCTGGAAACTGCTTGCAGACAAAGAAGTTGACGGTGTGGTATCTGCGGGCAATACCGGCGCGATGGTAGCTGGTGGATTGCGATCACGTCGCTTTCTGCCGAATGTTCGTCGGCCAGGTATTTGTGCATTTATGCCCACCGCCAAGGGACTGTCACTTGTCGTAGATGTGGGTGCTAATGTTGCACCCAAGCCGAGTCACCTTTACCAGTATGGGGTGATGGGCCTGATTTTTGCCCGTCACTTTTTCAACAAACCAAATCCCACCGTGGGTCTGTTGAATATTGGCGAAGAAGCTGGCAAAGGGAATGAACTGACCCAGCGTGCCTATGTGCTGTTGAAAAACGGCTTGAAAGACCATTTTGTTGGTAATATTGAAGGTCGGGATGTCCATCAGGGCGTTTGTGATGTCATTGTCACCGACGGTTTTGTCGGCAATGTCATCCTGAAACTGTCGGAAGGTGTTCTCGACTTTCTGATGCATTCCATTGTGAAGCAAGTGATCGGTCCATTGCCCAACGACCAGGAATTTGCGATGAAAGCCCTCAAAAAATTGATCGCAGAATACGATTACACCAGCTTCGGTGGGGGCCCACTGCTTGGTGTCGATGGGGCGTGTGTCATTTGTCACGGCAGTTCGAAAGAAGTCGCCATTCGCAATGCGCTGGCATTTGGTGCCAAGTTTGTGGAAAGCAAAATTAATGAGAAAATTGTTCAGGAATTGGAGCAATTGCCCCAACCGAAGGACGATGAGTAA
- a CDS encoding VOC family protein — protein sequence MKRVTGIGGIFFKAKDPKAMHAWYKQHLGIDVQEWGGAAFLWVDDEGKPTSGSTIWSVGAQESNHFAPSTAPFMINYRVADLKALLEALREEGCNVLDKLDESEYGKFGWVIDPEGNKVELWEPPAGQ from the coding sequence ATGAAGCGAGTTACAGGCATCGGCGGTATCTTCTTCAAAGCCAAAGACCCCAAGGCGATGCATGCCTGGTACAAGCAACATCTCGGAATCGATGTTCAAGAATGGGGCGGCGCAGCATTTCTTTGGGTTGACGATGAAGGCAAACCGACATCAGGCAGTACCATCTGGTCTGTGGGGGCACAGGAAAGCAATCACTTTGCACCCAGCACAGCACCATTCATGATCAACTATCGGGTTGCTGACTTGAAGGCACTACTGGAAGCCCTGCGAGAGGAAGGCTGTAACGTACTCGATAAACTGGACGAATCTGAATATGGCAAGTTCGGTTGGGTGATCGATCCTGAGGGAAATAAGGTCGAATTGTGGGAGCCACCTGCTGGCCAGTAA
- the fabD gene encoding ACP S-malonyltransferase: MSNVAFLFPGQGAQYLGMGKNLVESHPTAKRLYDHANEILGFDLLDICLNGPEERLHATDISQPAIFVASIAALEVLKESEPDLLPQVTATAGLSLGEYTALVFAGALQFADALRVVQERGRAMQAAANATPSGMVSALIIDLPNLQEVVQEASSAGRIWIANYLCPGNTVLSGEHAALDAACELITARGGSPKKLSVAGAFHTELMKPADDQLAQALLNVTISAPTVPVWSNVDARTHSDPNEIRDLLVRQVLQPVQWEQSMRAMLDAGVERCVEIGPGKVLAGLLKRINRKIECRSCPA; this comes from the coding sequence ATGAGCAATGTCGCGTTCCTTTTCCCTGGTCAAGGTGCCCAGTACCTTGGTATGGGCAAAAATCTGGTCGAAAGCCACCCGACAGCAAAACGATTATACGATCATGCGAATGAAATTTTGGGGTTCGATCTGTTAGACATCTGTCTGAACGGCCCCGAAGAACGTCTGCACGCCACAGATATCAGCCAGCCAGCCATTTTTGTGGCCAGCATTGCCGCACTGGAAGTGCTGAAAGAATCAGAACCGGACCTGTTGCCGCAAGTGACTGCTACAGCAGGACTTAGCCTCGGCGAATACACCGCCCTCGTTTTTGCAGGTGCGTTACAATTTGCCGATGCACTTCGCGTGGTTCAGGAACGTGGGCGTGCGATGCAGGCTGCTGCCAATGCCACTCCCAGTGGGATGGTCAGTGCGTTGATTATCGACCTGCCCAACCTGCAGGAAGTGGTGCAGGAAGCCAGTAGTGCCGGGCGAATCTGGATTGCCAACTACTTGTGTCCGGGCAATACCGTCCTCTCTGGCGAGCACGCCGCACTGGATGCTGCCTGCGAACTGATCACCGCACGTGGGGGGTCACCTAAAAAATTAAGTGTGGCTGGGGCTTTTCACACGGAATTAATGAAACCGGCAGATGATCAACTGGCCCAGGCGTTGTTGAATGTGACCATTTCCGCCCCCACCGTGCCTGTGTGGTCGAACGTGGATGCCCGCACCCACAGTGATCCGAATGAGATCCGTGATCTGCTTGTTCGCCAGGTACTTCAACCGGTACAGTGGGAACAATCGATGCGGGCAATGCTGGATGCTGGCGTGGAACGGTGCGTCGAAATTGGCCCAGGAAAAGTACTGGCAGGACTGCTCAAACGAATTAACCGAAAAATTGAGTGCAGAAGTTGTCCCGCGTGA
- a CDS encoding glycosyltransferase family 2 protein, with protein MSLMDRHEAIATISSPTSHPTARLPAGQTQQPPNTELAITVCIVNWNCVAYLRECLQSLFQQDQGVPFDVIVVDNASSDGAPEMVAQDFPQVTLIRNSANVGFSKANNQAARIATGQYLFFLNNDTVVPAGALAALFKIAQNHPQVGMFGPQLYDVNGHLQISHRRMPTVAGMLYRTCLFRWVPRFRRDYLAYRSEDFRPDEQRTVEVLLGAAVLVPRAVYHQCGGWDEDFPFGVEDVEYCARIGKKFSLMHLPSVRIKHYGRVSSRRNVAFSAPSHLKGIVLYFRKTGVSPRKVLLFKLALTMDAPITLMAKLLQAGIRLCFNKRQKAKKSILAAYGTWRFLTHDLPSFWQK; from the coding sequence ATGAGTTTGATGGACAGGCATGAAGCAATCGCGACCATCTCTTCACCCACCAGCCACCCGACTGCCAGATTACCCGCTGGACAGACGCAGCAACCACCCAATACGGAATTGGCAATTACTGTCTGCATTGTCAACTGGAACTGTGTCGCTTACCTGCGCGAATGCCTGCAATCACTTTTTCAACAGGATCAGGGTGTTCCTTTCGATGTCATTGTGGTGGATAACGCCTCCAGTGATGGTGCACCGGAAATGGTTGCACAGGACTTTCCACAAGTGACGCTGATCCGAAACTCGGCAAACGTGGGCTTTTCTAAGGCTAACAATCAGGCCGCCCGGATTGCGACAGGCCAGTACCTGTTTTTTCTGAATAACGATACAGTGGTGCCAGCAGGGGCATTGGCTGCCCTGTTCAAAATTGCCCAAAATCACCCCCAGGTGGGGATGTTTGGGCCGCAACTATATGATGTGAACGGCCACCTACAGATTTCGCACCGCCGGATGCCCACGGTGGCAGGCATGTTATATCGCACCTGTCTGTTTCGGTGGGTGCCTCGTTTTCGTCGGGACTATCTGGCCTATCGTTCTGAAGATTTCCGGCCGGACGAACAACGCACGGTCGAAGTGCTGTTAGGTGCGGCGGTTCTGGTCCCGCGTGCGGTCTACCACCAATGTGGTGGCTGGGACGAAGATTTTCCATTTGGCGTTGAAGATGTGGAATATTGTGCCCGAATTGGGAAAAAATTCTCATTAATGCACCTACCTTCCGTGCGAATCAAGCACTACGGGCGGGTGAGTTCCCGCAGGAACGTCGCCTTTAGTGCCCCCAGTCACCTCAAAGGGATCGTGCTCTATTTCCGCAAAACAGGTGTCTCGCCACGAAAGGTGCTGCTGTTCAAACTGGCACTGACGATGGACGCACCGATTACGTTGATGGCGAAACTGCTGCAGGCGGGCATCCGATTGTGCTTCAACAAACGCCAGAAAGCAAAGAAAAGCATCCTCGCCGCTTATGGCACATGGCGATTTTTAACCCACGACCTGCCCTCGTTCTGGCAGAAGTGA
- a CDS encoding sigma-54 dependent transcriptional regulator has translation MATQPDTLRILVVDDEANLRDILKDNLEFAGHQVTVCPNGTTAIEVMQKATFDAAILDLKMPDMTGIEVLTHLKSVSPHTEVVMMTGFATRETALEAMRLGAFDYIEKPCEMVAIKALLMKISEQRKLKHKNLALQTAMQQAEGTIRMIGDSPPMQAVKRLIATIAPTDSPVLIQGETGTGKDVLARTILQMSKRAEMPFVPVNCGSLSPTLVESQLFGHRKGSFTGADRDHKGFFEVANGGTIFLDELGELDKNIQVKLLRLLESGELYRVGDTEPLRVNVRVICATNRDLRGMIRKGEFREDLLYRLNTFEIMLPPLRERLADLPALARQLLARNAKRHVDSYTDLLSPEALDVMFQYSWPGNVRELANAMEYAYIVSGGSPIIPAHLPNQVRAGGTLKAVPSPAHDLTDEDILPMPGMAGGKTLHDVEMEHILKTLDKNNGNKPLTAKELGISLKTLYNKLNRWEEQQRFAG, from the coding sequence TTGGCCACGCAGCCTGATACCCTACGCATCCTGGTCGTGGATGATGAAGCGAACCTGCGGGATATTCTCAAAGATAATCTCGAGTTTGCCGGTCACCAGGTAACAGTGTGCCCCAACGGCACCACTGCCATTGAAGTGATGCAGAAAGCCACCTTCGATGCGGCCATCTTGGACCTCAAGATGCCCGACATGACCGGAATCGAAGTGCTGACACACCTGAAAAGCGTTTCGCCGCACACAGAAGTGGTGATGATGACTGGTTTTGCCACCCGCGAAACCGCATTAGAAGCCATGCGCCTGGGTGCGTTCGACTATATTGAAAAACCATGCGAGATGGTGGCGATTAAAGCCTTATTAATGAAGATTTCCGAACAGCGGAAACTGAAACATAAAAATCTGGCTCTGCAGACCGCAATGCAACAGGCGGAAGGCACCATTCGCATGATTGGCGATTCACCGCCCATGCAAGCGGTAAAGCGTCTGATTGCCACGATTGCTCCCACCGATTCTCCCGTGCTGATTCAGGGCGAAACAGGTACGGGCAAAGATGTGCTGGCCCGCACCATTCTGCAGATGAGCAAACGGGCAGAAATGCCGTTTGTGCCGGTGAACTGCGGTTCGCTTTCCCCCACCTTGGTGGAAAGCCAACTGTTTGGCCACCGGAAAGGTTCATTCACCGGTGCCGATCGCGACCACAAAGGCTTCTTCGAAGTGGCCAACGGTGGGACGATTTTCCTCGATGAGCTAGGTGAACTGGATAAAAACATCCAGGTCAAGTTGCTACGATTGCTGGAATCGGGCGAATTGTACCGTGTGGGCGATACGGAACCCCTGCGTGTGAATGTACGGGTTATCTGTGCCACCAACCGTGACCTGCGTGGGATGATTCGCAAGGGGGAATTCCGCGAAGATCTGCTCTATCGACTGAATACCTTCGAGATTATGCTGCCCCCACTGCGAGAGCGTCTGGCCGACCTTCCTGCACTGGCACGCCAGTTATTAGCACGGAATGCCAAGCGGCACGTTGATTCCTACACCGATCTGCTGTCACCAGAGGCACTGGACGTGATGTTCCAGTACAGTTGGCCAGGAAACGTGCGGGAATTGGCCAACGCCATGGAATATGCCTACATTGTTTCCGGTGGCAGCCCAATTATCCCCGCCCACCTGCCCAATCAGGTGCGTGCTGGTGGTACCTTGAAAGCCGTTCCCTCACCCGCACACGACTTGACGGATGAGGATATCCTGCCCATGCCTGGGATGGCGGGTGGGAAAACCCTGCACGATGTGGAAATGGAGCACATCCTGAAAACCCTGGACAAGAATAACGGCAATAAACCGTTGACTGCCAAGGAGTTAGGGATCAGCTTGAAAACGCTTTACAACAAACTGAACCGCTGGGAAGAACAACAACGCTTCGCAGGATAG